Proteins encoded in a region of the Thermoanaerobaculia bacterium genome:
- a CDS encoding protein kinase: protein MTLSAGTKLGPYEILSPLGAGGMGEVYRARDTRLGRDVALKVLPERLAQDPEMLARFEREAQAVAALSHPNILGLFDVGKEGATVYAVMELLEGSTLRDRLTNGPLPFRKCVDYGIQLAEGLAAAHDKGIVHRDLKPENVFVTSEGRVKILDFGLAKSVAIASAGADTNSPTAAPTTDAGTVLGTVGYMSPEQVRGRTADARSDIFSFGAVAYEMSTGSRPFSGASAVETMNAVLRDDPPEISTIRSVPPEYDRIVRHCLEKEREERFQSARDIVFALKSLDGGSSSRVGTVGRVRAPRRWAAPALAVAALVAAAAAFRIGRVSGERAARANPPSFQRLTFRRGTIFNARFASDGKTIVYCAAWQGEDPSLFTVRATGPDSQKLDLPPAMLYSVSKSDELAIGLGWRFTTGFTSEATLARATLSGGAPRPIAERVVSADWAPDGENLAISRYVGASDVLEYPIGRALHSTVGWMDQVRVSPDGGRVCFAEHRFRGDTAGDLVVVDRNGRATTLVRDLTVLDGLSWISDGREILWSGARSGNSASLWAVDLSGRERFLHRSGITEYAHDASAGGAALVIQSTARRETYLSGPAAGGARDRDLSWLDWTFPDAISADGGRILSTEQGDASREEYLVYLRKTDGSAAVQLGPGNALAMSPDGRLVAANRRGHAGGRRVLVLYPTGAGQSRTIDMPNLDPLSATFFPDSRRLVVCADAPGRPTALYEVSLEGGPVRPIPGPLMNPFFFFVSPDAESVAGVTSDGRIVVIPVRGGVPRLYPAELGAASVAGWSADGRSCYYSDRGTTSARIYRLELATGRHELVREIAVQD, encoded by the coding sequence ATGACGCTCTCCGCTGGCACGAAGCTCGGACCGTACGAGATCCTTTCTCCTCTCGGCGCGGGCGGCATGGGCGAGGTCTACCGCGCCCGCGACACGCGGCTCGGGCGGGACGTCGCACTCAAGGTCCTCCCGGAGCGGCTCGCGCAGGACCCCGAAATGCTCGCGCGGTTCGAGCGGGAAGCTCAGGCGGTCGCGGCGCTTTCGCATCCGAACATCCTCGGCCTCTTCGACGTCGGCAAGGAGGGGGCGACCGTCTACGCGGTGATGGAGCTCCTCGAGGGCTCGACGCTCCGCGATCGGCTGACGAACGGGCCGCTTCCGTTCCGCAAGTGCGTCGACTACGGCATCCAGCTCGCGGAGGGTCTGGCCGCCGCGCACGACAAGGGCATCGTCCACCGGGACCTCAAGCCCGAGAACGTGTTCGTCACGTCCGAGGGAAGGGTCAAGATCCTCGACTTCGGCCTCGCGAAGTCCGTCGCGATCGCGTCGGCGGGCGCGGACACGAATTCGCCGACCGCCGCACCGACGACCGACGCCGGCACGGTTCTCGGCACGGTCGGCTACATGTCTCCGGAGCAGGTCCGCGGACGGACCGCCGACGCGCGGAGCGACATCTTCTCGTTCGGCGCCGTCGCGTACGAGATGTCGACCGGAAGCCGCCCGTTCTCGGGCGCGTCCGCGGTCGAGACCATGAACGCCGTCCTTCGGGACGACCCTCCCGAGATCTCCACGATCCGGAGCGTCCCGCCGGAGTACGACCGGATCGTTCGCCACTGTCTCGAGAAGGAGCGGGAGGAGCGCTTCCAGTCCGCCCGCGACATCGTTTTCGCGCTGAAATCCCTCGATGGAGGGTCGTCGTCGCGCGTCGGGACCGTCGGCCGCGTCCGCGCTCCCCGCCGGTGGGCGGCGCCGGCGCTGGCGGTCGCCGCGCTCGTCGCCGCGGCCGCCGCGTTCCGCATCGGGCGCGTTTCGGGCGAGCGCGCGGCGCGCGCGAACCCGCCGTCGTTCCAGAGGCTCACGTTCCGGCGCGGCACGATCTTCAACGCGCGGTTCGCGAGCGACGGAAAGACGATCGTCTACTGCGCCGCGTGGCAGGGCGAGGACCCGTCGCTCTTCACGGTGCGCGCGACCGGCCCCGACTCGCAGAAGCTCGATCTCCCTCCCGCCATGCTGTACTCGGTCTCGAAGTCCGACGAGCTCGCGATCGGGCTCGGCTGGCGGTTCACGACCGGCTTCACGTCCGAGGCGACGCTCGCGCGCGCCACGCTCTCCGGCGGGGCGCCGCGGCCGATCGCCGAGCGGGTCGTCTCGGCCGACTGGGCGCCGGACGGCGAGAACCTCGCGATTTCGCGCTACGTCGGCGCGAGCGACGTTCTCGAATACCCGATCGGCCGCGCGCTCCACTCGACGGTCGGCTGGATGGATCAGGTGCGCGTCTCGCCCGACGGGGGGCGCGTCTGCTTCGCCGAGCATCGCTTCCGCGGCGACACCGCGGGCGACCTCGTCGTCGTCGACCGGAACGGAAGGGCGACGACGCTCGTCCGCGACCTCACCGTTCTCGACGGGCTGTCGTGGATCTCCGACGGCCGCGAGATCCTCTGGAGCGGAGCGCGGTCCGGGAACAGCGCTTCGCTGTGGGCGGTCGACCTTTCCGGACGGGAGCGGTTCCTCCACCGCAGCGGGATCACCGAGTACGCGCACGACGCTTCCGCCGGCGGAGCGGCGCTCGTGATCCAGTCGACCGCGCGCCGCGAGACCTACCTGAGCGGTCCGGCGGCCGGCGGCGCCCGGGACCGGGATCTCTCCTGGCTCGACTGGACGTTCCCCGACGCGATCTCCGCCGACGGCGGCCGGATTCTCTCCACGGAGCAGGGAGACGCGAGTCGCGAGGAGTATCTCGTCTACCTGCGCAAGACCGACGGCTCCGCCGCCGTCCAGCTCGGCCCGGGAAACGCGCTGGCAATGTCGCCGGACGGGCGCCTCGTCGCGGCAAACCGCCGCGGCCATGCCGGCGGACGCCGCGTTCTCGTCCTGTATCCGACCGGGGCCGGGCAGTCCCGGACGATCGACATGCCGAACCTCGACCCGCTCTCGGCGACTTTCTTCCCGGACAGCCGGAGGCTCGTCGTCTGCGCGGACGCTCCCGGCCGCCCGACGGCGCTCTACGAAGTTTCGCTGGAAGGCGGTCCCGTTCGCCCCATTCCGGGCCCGCTGATGAACCCTTTCTTCTTCTTCGTGTCGCCCGACGCAGAGTCGGTCGCCGGCGTCACGAGCGACGGCCGGATCGTCGTCATTCCGGTCCGCGGCGGCGTGCCGCGGCTGTACCCCGCGGAGCTCGGCGCGGCCTCGGTTGCGGGCTGGAGCGCGGACGGCCGGTCCTGCTACTACTCCGATCGCGGGACCACTTCGGCCCGGATCTACCGCCTCGAGCTCGCAACCGGCCGCCACGAGCTCGTCCGCGAAATCGCCGTCCAGGAC